Proteins encoded within one genomic window of Brachybacterium sp. P6-10-X1:
- a CDS encoding alpha-ketoacid dehydrogenase subunit beta: MPVISYREALNSTLRSEMQRDEDVFLIGEEIGTFEGSYKITEGLLEEFGPKRVRDTPISEEGFTGIAIGAAMLGLRPVLEYMTLNFSLLALDQVVNHAAKIYTMFGGQTAVPMVIRAPGGGGQQLAATHSQNLEVWYAHVPGLKLVAPSNPADAKGLLTAAIRDDDPVIVLENLSLYNTKGEVPDGDHVTEIGTATVARQGSDITVISYSRGIRTALQVAEELEEDGVSVEVVDLRSLRPLDRRTFCESVRRTTRAVVHEDDWLSYGIGAEVAASVQEGAFDFLDAPVRRVAAAEVPLPYAKPLERAALPDTDDLRRVIRDVLDATSFTGQEKS; this comes from the coding sequence ATGCCGGTCATCAGTTACCGCGAGGCCCTCAACTCGACCCTGCGCTCCGAGATGCAGCGCGACGAGGACGTCTTCCTCATCGGGGAGGAGATCGGGACGTTCGAGGGGTCCTACAAGATCACCGAGGGGCTGCTCGAGGAGTTCGGTCCGAAGCGGGTGCGCGACACCCCGATCTCGGAGGAAGGCTTCACCGGCATCGCCATCGGTGCCGCCATGCTGGGCCTGCGTCCGGTCCTCGAATACATGACCCTCAACTTCAGCCTGCTGGCGCTCGACCAGGTCGTCAACCACGCCGCCAAGATCTACACCATGTTCGGCGGGCAGACCGCGGTGCCGATGGTGATCCGCGCGCCGGGAGGCGGCGGCCAGCAGCTGGCGGCCACGCACTCGCAGAACCTCGAGGTCTGGTACGCGCACGTGCCCGGGTTGAAGCTCGTCGCCCCGTCGAATCCCGCCGATGCCAAGGGACTGCTGACGGCGGCGATCCGTGACGACGACCCCGTGATCGTGCTGGAGAACCTGAGCCTCTACAACACCAAGGGGGAGGTTCCTGACGGCGATCACGTCACCGAGATCGGCACGGCCACCGTCGCCCGCCAGGGCAGCGACATCACGGTGATCAGCTACTCGCGCGGGATCCGCACCGCATTGCAGGTCGCGGAGGAGTTGGAGGAGGACGGTGTCTCCGTCGAGGTGGTGGATCTGCGCAGCCTGCGCCCGTTGGATCGCCGCACCTTCTGCGAGTCCGTGCGCAGGACCACGCGGGCCGTCGTGCACGAGGACGACTGGCTCAGCTACGGCATCGGCGCAGAAGTCGCCGCCTCCGTCCAGGAGGGAGCCTTCGATTTCCTCGACGCTCCGGTACGGCGCGTCGCTGCCGCCGAGGTGCCTCTGCCCTACGCGAAGCCTCTCGAACGGGCTGCCCTGCCCGACACGGACGACCTCCGGCGCGTCATCCGCGACGTCCTCGACGCCACCAGCTTCACCGGCCAGGAGAAGTCATGA
- a CDS encoding thiamine pyrophosphate-dependent enzyme: protein MSDPTEDPASTEDEQTEAEQPELDTTEDEQTEAEQPEPDQPKGEQTEQSETLRSYFQQMTVIRRFELKAQEMYQRAEIGGYCHLNVGEEATVVGLMDAMEERDYLFANYRVHGYAIARGLDPGHVMAELFGRTDGLAGGWGGSMHLADAESRFMGGYGIVGGQMPPATGAAMAVSHRQEAGPESEAVMCLLGEGTSATGAFHETLNLASLWGLPIVFVVINNRVGMSTPVEQASAEPELFRKAESYRFEGRRVDGDDPIAVRDAARAALKQAREEHRPFLLETMSYRLRGHSVVDPARYRTDEERAELAAKDLLPRLRSRLIEDGVLSEQEADTIERDADETIEQAVEVAGASESPDPSDLFTNAYSTEVANAPRAMPGDRVITL from the coding sequence ATGAGCGACCCGACGGAAGACCCCGCCTCGACCGAGGACGAGCAGACCGAAGCCGAGCAGCCGGAGCTCGACACGACCGAGGACGAGCAGACCGAAGCCGAACAGCCCGAGCCGGATCAGCCGAAGGGCGAGCAGACCGAGCAGTCGGAGACCCTGCGCTCCTACTTCCAGCAGATGACCGTGATCCGGCGCTTCGAGCTGAAGGCCCAGGAGATGTACCAGCGCGCCGAGATCGGTGGGTACTGCCACCTGAACGTCGGAGAGGAAGCGACCGTCGTGGGCTTGATGGACGCGATGGAGGAGCGCGACTACCTCTTTGCCAACTACCGGGTCCACGGCTATGCGATCGCCCGTGGGCTCGATCCCGGCCACGTGATGGCGGAGCTGTTCGGCCGCACGGACGGCCTGGCCGGAGGCTGGGGTGGCTCGATGCACCTCGCCGATGCCGAGTCCCGCTTCATGGGCGGCTACGGCATCGTCGGGGGCCAGATGCCGCCGGCGACCGGAGCCGCGATGGCGGTCTCCCACCGCCAGGAGGCGGGGCCGGAGTCCGAAGCCGTCATGTGCCTCCTGGGCGAGGGCACCAGCGCGACCGGCGCGTTCCACGAGACGCTGAACCTGGCCTCCCTCTGGGGACTGCCCATCGTCTTCGTGGTCATCAACAACCGCGTCGGGATGAGCACCCCGGTCGAGCAGGCCTCGGCCGAACCGGAGCTGTTCCGCAAGGCGGAGTCCTACCGGTTCGAGGGCCGGCGGGTCGACGGTGACGACCCGATCGCCGTCCGGGACGCGGCACGGGCGGCGCTGAAGCAGGCGCGGGAGGAACACCGGCCCTTCCTGTTGGAGACGATGAGCTACCGGCTCCGAGGCCACTCCGTCGTCGACCCGGCCCGCTATCGGACCGACGAGGAACGGGCCGAACTCGCCGCGAAGGATCTGCTCCCGCGGCTGCGTTCCCGCCTCATCGAGGACGGCGTGCTCAGCGAGCAGGAGGCCGACACCATCGAGCGGGACGCCGACGAGACCATCGAGCAGGCCGTCGAGGTCGCCGGCGCCAGCGAGTCGCCGGATCCGTCGGACCTGTTCACCAACGCGTACTCGACCGAGGTCGCCAACGCCCCCCGCGCGATGCCCGGCGACCGGGTCATCACGCTGTAG
- a CDS encoding SDR family NAD(P)-dependent oxidoreductase encodes MELGLGARAALVTGGDSGIGFATARTLLEEGARVVLTDMVPDRLEQAATILDSDRLTTAVADLTDPDAVTRLTGTVQDAVGDLDILVCAAGIHGPDGDFHEIDDAGWHETLESNLMSAVRVTRAMLPGLRRGGYGRIVLLSSEDAVQPYEDELPYVVSKAGLNALAKGLSRAYGRDGVLVNTVSPAFIATPMTDEMMRRRAQQNGTDIDEAIATFLDEERPGMVTERRGEPDEVAAVIAFLCSERAGFVTGSDYRVDAGSVRTV; translated from the coding sequence ATGGAACTCGGACTCGGAGCACGCGCGGCGCTGGTCACCGGGGGCGATTCCGGCATCGGGTTCGCCACTGCTCGCACCCTGCTCGAGGAGGGCGCCCGGGTCGTCCTCACCGACATGGTCCCGGACCGCCTCGAGCAGGCGGCCACGATTCTCGACAGCGACCGCCTCACGACCGCGGTCGCAGACCTCACCGACCCGGACGCCGTCACCCGCCTCACCGGCACCGTCCAGGATGCGGTCGGGGACCTGGACATCCTCGTCTGCGCCGCCGGTATCCACGGACCGGACGGCGACTTCCACGAGATCGACGACGCCGGCTGGCACGAGACGCTCGAGTCGAACCTGATGAGCGCCGTGCGCGTGACCCGCGCGATGCTGCCCGGCCTGCGCCGCGGCGGATACGGACGGATCGTGCTGCTGTCCTCCGAGGACGCCGTCCAACCCTATGAGGACGAGCTCCCCTACGTCGTCTCCAAGGCAGGTCTCAACGCGCTCGCCAAAGGTCTCTCGCGCGCCTATGGCCGCGACGGCGTCCTGGTCAACACCGTCTCCCCCGCCTTCATCGCAACACCCATGACCGACGAGATGATGCGCCGGAGAGCGCAGCAGAACGGCACCGACATCGACGAGGCGATCGCGACGTTCCTGGACGAGGAGCGCCCGGGCATGGTCACCGAGCGCCGCGGTGAACCCGATGAGGTCGCCGCGGTCATCGCATTCCTCTGCTCCGAGCGCGCCGGCTTCGTGACCGGCTCCGACTACCGGGTCGACGCCGGCTCGGTCCGCACCGTCTGA
- a CDS encoding NAD(P)/FAD-dependent oxidoreductase, giving the protein MSTDTGTDETFTYVLVGSGMTADGAARGIREIDPEGSILILGADADRPYTRPALTKKLWTDPDFTVDDNWMNTADDTGAILRPGTVADRIDPGARTVVAGGRRISYEKLLLATGGTPHRLDLPRTDRVLHFRTLADYRRLRELADRDLRVAVIGGSFIGTELAAALVQHDTRVTLIYPDQVLQSTPFPPGLARRFEQTYAEQGVTLRPESTVASGREIDGGRIELTLEGGSTIDVDAVVVGIGIAPLTSLAEDAGLDVDDGIVVDEQLRTSAEGVWAAGDVASYPDARLGRRRVEHVDHATTMGETVGRIMAGAEETYTHTPLFYSDVFEFSYEAVGEVDTSLEVIEDWIEPNARGVVFYLRDGRVRGVLLWGVQDKADDARGILAEEGPHTAADLRGRLTAD; this is encoded by the coding sequence ATGAGCACCGACACGGGCACCGACGAGACCTTCACCTATGTGCTCGTCGGCAGCGGCATGACCGCCGACGGGGCCGCCCGCGGGATCCGCGAGATCGACCCCGAGGGCAGCATCCTGATCCTCGGGGCCGACGCGGACCGTCCCTACACCCGGCCCGCGCTGACGAAGAAGCTGTGGACCGATCCCGATTTCACGGTCGACGACAACTGGATGAACACCGCCGACGACACCGGCGCCATCCTTCGCCCGGGGACCGTTGCGGACCGCATCGATCCGGGGGCTCGCACCGTCGTGGCCGGCGGGCGCAGGATCAGCTACGAGAAGCTGCTGCTCGCCACCGGTGGCACCCCGCACCGCCTGGACCTTCCCCGCACCGACCGGGTGCTGCACTTCCGCACCCTGGCCGACTACCGTCGCCTGCGGGAGCTCGCGGACCGGGACCTGCGCGTCGCCGTGATCGGGGGATCATTCATCGGCACCGAGCTCGCGGCGGCGCTGGTCCAGCACGACACGCGGGTCACGCTGATCTACCCGGATCAGGTGCTGCAGTCCACGCCGTTCCCGCCCGGCCTCGCCCGACGTTTCGAGCAGACGTACGCCGAGCAGGGGGTGACGCTGCGTCCCGAATCGACGGTGGCCTCCGGCCGCGAGATCGACGGTGGCCGGATCGAGCTGACGCTCGAGGGCGGTTCGACGATCGACGTCGACGCCGTCGTCGTGGGCATCGGCATCGCACCGCTGACCTCCCTCGCCGAGGACGCAGGGCTCGACGTCGACGACGGCATCGTCGTCGACGAGCAGCTGCGGACCTCGGCCGAGGGGGTCTGGGCCGCGGGCGACGTCGCGAGCTATCCCGATGCACGGCTCGGCCGCCGAAGGGTCGAGCACGTCGACCATGCCACCACCATGGGAGAGACCGTCGGCAGGATCATGGCCGGCGCCGAGGAGACCTACACCCATACCCCTCTGTTCTACTCCGATGTCTTCGAGTTCAGCTACGAGGCCGTCGGCGAGGTCGACACCTCGCTGGAGGTGATCGAGGACTGGATCGAGCCGAACGCCCGGGGCGTCGTGTTCTACCTGCGCGACGGACGGGTGCGCGGCGTGCTGCTGTGGGGCGTGCAGGACAAGGCCGACGACGCCCGGGGGATCCTCGCCGAGGAGGGCCCGCACACCGCCGCTGACCTGCGCGGGCGGCTCACCGCGGACTGA
- a CDS encoding FMN-binding glutamate synthase family protein — translation MSSLRTSRPGPKLAAAAIGTAAVAALGVRDLLQRRHSILRIYPVLGHARWAAEAIRPEIQQYFIESNTDGRPFDRDARTMIYRRAKGLGSDDAYGTQNDITSAGYDHILHASSPLEPMQSPPRVRLGGPDCTQPYDTSMLNISSMSFGSLSGNAVMAMNYGAKEGGFAQETGEGGLSEYHLKYGADIIWEFGSGYFGCRTSEGQFDPDEYARKVNKPEVKGTLIKLSQGAKPGVGGVLPAAKITPEIAAARDIAQGEDCVSPAAHTAFSTPVGMMHFIARLRELSGGKPVGFKLCVGDRSEVLSLCKAMLETGITPDWISVDGAEGGTGAAPLELEDHVGTPLSDGLVTIQNALVGTGLRERIAIGCSGKIAGGNDIIRRVALGADFCNAARPMMMATGCIQAQRCNTNTCPSGVATQDPRRSRAVVVEDKGPRVMRFQQETVQSALQLLASMGLESFDDLGPDHVLRRIDPARVVTYGELYTWLDEGELLSGTSDSAWAHDWEIADAHRFQGARPSHQRHRKHRHDTDAANGSADGR, via the coding sequence ATGAGCTCCCTCCGCACCTCTCGTCCAGGCCCCAAGCTGGCGGCCGCCGCGATCGGGACCGCCGCTGTCGCAGCTCTCGGGGTGCGCGATCTCCTGCAGCGCAGGCACTCGATCCTGCGGATCTACCCCGTGCTGGGCCACGCCCGCTGGGCAGCCGAAGCCATCCGCCCGGAGATCCAGCAGTACTTCATCGAGTCCAACACCGACGGCCGCCCCTTCGACCGGGACGCCCGCACGATGATCTACCGGCGCGCCAAGGGCCTCGGGTCGGACGATGCGTACGGCACGCAGAACGACATCACGAGCGCGGGGTACGACCACATCCTCCATGCCTCGAGCCCGCTCGAGCCGATGCAGAGCCCGCCACGGGTCCGGCTGGGCGGGCCCGACTGCACCCAGCCGTACGACACCTCGATGCTCAACATCTCCTCCATGAGCTTCGGGTCCCTGTCCGGGAACGCCGTGATGGCGATGAACTACGGCGCCAAAGAGGGAGGATTCGCGCAGGAGACCGGAGAGGGCGGACTGTCCGAATATCACCTGAAGTACGGCGCCGACATCATCTGGGAGTTCGGTTCGGGGTACTTCGGCTGCCGCACCTCCGAGGGACAGTTCGACCCTGACGAGTACGCCAGGAAGGTGAACAAGCCCGAGGTCAAAGGCACGCTCATCAAGCTCAGCCAGGGTGCCAAACCCGGCGTCGGCGGCGTGCTCCCGGCAGCCAAGATCACGCCCGAGATCGCCGCGGCACGCGACATCGCCCAGGGCGAGGACTGCGTCAGCCCGGCGGCCCACACCGCATTCTCCACCCCCGTGGGAATGATGCACTTCATCGCCCGGTTGCGCGAGCTGTCCGGCGGCAAGCCGGTCGGATTCAAACTCTGCGTCGGCGACCGCTCGGAGGTCCTGTCCCTGTGCAAGGCCATGCTGGAGACCGGCATCACCCCCGACTGGATCTCGGTCGACGGCGCCGAAGGAGGCACCGGCGCAGCACCGCTCGAACTCGAGGATCACGTGGGGACGCCCCTGTCGGACGGACTGGTGACCATTCAGAACGCGCTGGTCGGCACAGGTCTGAGAGAACGGATCGCGATCGGATGCTCGGGGAAGATCGCCGGCGGCAACGACATCATCCGGCGCGTCGCCCTCGGCGCGGATTTCTGCAACGCGGCCCGTCCGATGATGATGGCGACCGGATGCATCCAGGCCCAGCGGTGCAACACCAACACCTGCCCCAGCGGGGTGGCGACGCAGGACCCGCGTCGCAGCCGCGCCGTCGTCGTCGAGGACAAGGGACCACGGGTGATGCGATTCCAGCAGGAGACGGTGCAGTCGGCCCTGCAGCTGCTGGCGTCGATGGGCCTTGAGTCGTTCGACGATCTCGGTCCGGATCATGTGCTGCGCCGCATCGACCCGGCCCGGGTCGTGACCTACGGGGAGCTCTACACCTGGCTGGACGAGGGAGAGCTGCTCAGCGGCACGTCGGACTCTGCGTGGGCGCACGATTGGGAGATCGCCGACGCCCATCGCTTCCAGGGCGCGCGCCCGTCCCACCAACGCCACCGCAAGCATCGTCACGACACGGATGCCGCGAACGGATCCGCCGATGGCCGTTGA
- a CDS encoding TetR/AcrR family transcriptional regulator, with the protein MPPTIGQHPVDRPQAILDGASELFREFGYYGASLRDISRRVGISHPGMLHHFASKEDILNRVIDRLEEHAQDALDRQDEFCTDQHALLRGLVETWDPTSPQIQLLAKLDADAISEEHPGRWRMARLRCVHEHVLAHCFTALSSQGLLRTGIDPSFAARTVLALVLCDAVREQTVRRLRHDASGDAPHEDLCRLACSFFAT; encoded by the coding sequence GTGCCACCCACGATCGGTCAGCATCCGGTCGACCGCCCCCAGGCGATCCTCGACGGCGCCTCCGAGCTGTTCCGGGAGTTCGGCTACTACGGCGCCAGTCTCCGCGACATCTCACGACGCGTCGGGATCTCCCATCCCGGCATGCTCCATCACTTCGCCTCGAAGGAAGACATCTTGAACAGGGTGATCGACCGCCTCGAGGAGCACGCTCAGGATGCGCTCGACAGACAGGACGAGTTCTGCACCGACCAGCACGCGCTGCTGCGCGGCCTGGTCGAGACGTGGGACCCGACCTCACCGCAGATCCAACTGCTCGCGAAGCTGGACGCCGACGCGATCAGCGAGGAGCATCCGGGACGGTGGCGTATGGCCCGCCTGCGCTGCGTGCACGAGCACGTGCTCGCGCACTGCTTCACCGCACTCTCGTCCCAGGGGCTGCTTCGTACGGGTATCGACCCGAGCTTTGCGGCACGCACCGTGCTCGCTCTCGTGCTCTGCGATGCCGTGCGGGAACAGACGGTGCGCAGATTGCGCCACGATGCCTCCGGCGACGCTCCGCACGAGGATCTGTGCCGACTCGCCTGCAGCTTCTTCGCGACCTGA
- a CDS encoding GvpL/GvpF family gas vesicle protein — translation MSEQALYVYAIVPPEGAAEPGSGIDGREVLAVGDRHGAVALVHRQDTVPFEGPDDDVRRWVVQHSEVIDRAWQTAGTALPVSFNVIVGPSEGASPEESLRGWLRENAATVRERLAALTDHVELRIEISVDSSTADDDPEIQRLEAEMAARPEGVQRLYRKKLDTQRRDVTDRLADELYPELRRRILAHAVDVVENRRSRAAEGSVPVLSIAVLVAESEIAPLGVELADIRDSRPGIDIRFLGPWPPYSFADLPAMGPGPTSEGA, via the coding sequence ATGAGTGAGCAGGCTCTGTACGTCTACGCCATCGTGCCGCCGGAGGGCGCCGCGGAACCCGGATCCGGGATCGACGGCCGGGAGGTGCTGGCGGTCGGGGATCGGCACGGCGCGGTCGCGCTGGTGCACCGGCAGGACACCGTGCCCTTCGAGGGGCCCGACGACGACGTGCGCCGGTGGGTGGTCCAGCACAGCGAGGTCATCGACCGGGCATGGCAGACGGCAGGCACCGCGCTGCCCGTCTCCTTCAACGTGATCGTCGGACCCTCCGAGGGGGCGTCGCCCGAGGAGAGCCTCCGCGGATGGCTCCGCGAGAACGCTGCGACCGTCCGGGAGCGGCTCGCGGCCCTCACCGATCACGTGGAGCTGCGCATCGAGATCTCGGTGGACAGCTCCACGGCGGACGACGACCCGGAGATCCAGCGGCTCGAGGCCGAGATGGCCGCGCGACCGGAAGGCGTTCAGCGCCTGTACCGCAAGAAGCTCGACACGCAGCGTCGGGATGTCACCGATCGTCTCGCCGATGAGCTGTACCCGGAGCTGCGTCGGCGCATTCTCGCGCACGCCGTCGACGTCGTGGAGAACCGCCGCTCCCGCGCTGCCGAGGGCTCGGTCCCGGTGCTCAGCATCGCGGTCCTCGTCGCCGAGAGCGAGATCGCGCCGTTGGGTGTGGAGCTGGCCGACATCCGCGACTCGCGTCCCGGGATCGACATCCGTTTCCTGGGACCGTGGCCGCCCTACTCCTTCGCCGACCTGCCGGCGATGGGCCCGGGCCCGACCAGCGAGGGCGCCTGA
- a CDS encoding (2Fe-2S)-binding protein, which yields MAYPVHLVVDGQEHDLTVDPRTTLLDALRDHLGVMSPKKGCDHGQCGACTVLVDGRRLNSCLALAVAHDGAEIVTAEGLAPEGELSAVQRAFVEQDAFQCGYCTPGQVCSATAMLQEAADGRPSVVTADLDAPLDLTDEEIRERLSGNLCRCGAYVNIVAAVRQAASGGEQER from the coding sequence ATGGCCTACCCAGTGCATCTCGTCGTCGACGGTCAGGAGCATGACCTGACCGTCGATCCCCGCACCACCCTGCTCGACGCCCTGCGCGACCACCTCGGGGTCATGAGCCCGAAGAAGGGGTGCGACCACGGACAGTGCGGAGCCTGCACGGTGCTGGTCGACGGCCGGCGACTGAACTCCTGCCTCGCCCTCGCCGTCGCCCATGACGGCGCCGAGATCGTCACCGCTGAGGGGCTGGCCCCCGAGGGCGAACTCTCCGCCGTCCAACGTGCCTTCGTCGAGCAGGACGCCTTCCAGTGCGGGTACTGCACACCCGGCCAGGTGTGCTCCGCCACCGCGATGCTGCAGGAGGCCGCCGATGGGCGCCCCAGCGTCGTCACCGCCGATCTCGACGCCCCGCTCGACCTGACCGATGAGGAGATCCGCGAACGCCTCAGCGGGAACCTGTGCCGCTGCGGCGCGTACGTCAACATCGTCGCCGCCGTGCGGCAGGCGGCGAGCGGGGGAGAGCAGGAGCGATGA
- the gvpJ gene encoding gas vesicle protein GvpJ yields MTALPGTPAPGADRHEGIEPVRDPRVTLVELVDTLLDRGLYLNLDVIISVADIPLIGLNLRATLAGMETMLEYGMMRDWDQRTREWVQRTAARDLPLEDGEELLSKTPGGYFSDDGFHRDWRPGGVYLTTHRLLVFRRDPREVLWQVPLHSIRTLAVREETTIGGETLERLHLTVDDGPEAVLSSSSPRRLREMVLQQAPSARRALDVHPERRAEGEHDGTAALVQGHLWFREDRAGRAAWRGGTGRLDEDGFTWQSAMDARPAIRLASGELRAISRGAGPAPFDDVTVIQLTTPTGEVVLAGDPERWEPVLGSLVRRPTTGGSPSASEPKEAADGPADR; encoded by the coding sequence ATGACGGCCCTCCCCGGCACTCCGGCCCCGGGCGCGGACAGGCACGAGGGGATCGAGCCTGTCCGCGATCCGCGCGTGACGCTGGTGGAACTCGTCGACACGCTGCTGGACCGCGGGCTGTATCTGAATCTCGATGTGATCATCTCGGTGGCGGACATTCCGCTGATCGGGCTGAACCTGCGCGCGACTCTCGCAGGGATGGAGACCATGCTCGAGTACGGCATGATGCGCGACTGGGATCAGCGCACCCGCGAGTGGGTGCAACGGACCGCGGCACGGGACCTGCCCCTGGAGGACGGCGAGGAGCTGCTGTCGAAGACCCCTGGCGGGTACTTCTCCGACGATGGCTTCCACCGGGACTGGCGACCCGGAGGCGTCTACCTCACCACGCATCGCCTGCTGGTCTTCCGTCGCGATCCGCGCGAGGTGCTGTGGCAGGTGCCCCTGCACAGCATCCGGACCCTCGCCGTGCGCGAGGAGACGACGATCGGCGGGGAGACCCTCGAGCGACTGCACCTGACCGTCGACGACGGACCCGAGGCGGTGCTGTCGTCCTCCTCCCCGCGGCGCCTGCGGGAGATGGTGCTGCAGCAGGCGCCCTCCGCGCGCCGCGCGCTCGATGTCCACCCCGAGCGCCGGGCCGAGGGCGAGCATGACGGCACCGCAGCGCTCGTCCAGGGCCACCTGTGGTTTCGCGAGGACCGTGCCGGCCGGGCCGCATGGCGCGGCGGCACCGGTCGGCTCGACGAGGACGGCTTCACCTGGCAGAGCGCGATGGATGCCCGTCCGGCGATCCGGCTGGCCTCCGGCGAGCTGCGCGCGATCTCCCGCGGTGCGGGCCCCGCTCCCTTCGACGACGTCACCGTGATCCAGCTGACGACCCCCACCGGAGAGGTGGTGCTCGCCGGGGACCCGGAACGCTGGGAGCCGGTGCTGGGTTCCTTGGTACGCCGCCCCACGACGGGGGGCTCCCCGTCCGCCAGCGAACCGAAGGAGGCCGCCGATGGGCCTGCAGATCGATGA
- a CDS encoding dihydrolipoamide acetyltransferase family protein, giving the protein MTDITMPRLSDTMEEGVISHWHKQVGDEVHKGDTLADIETDKTTMELEAYDAGILERLLVSEGDTMSVGEPIAVVGDGSGVDDGSEDQDDEGAGDEDERTADTPDDEPADGDEDERTADTPDEEPVPDGDEEERTADAESEEPARTSDETRPDVDEARSDSDEVESDEETAGPASDDAEPTGTEDASSPPDDGGQPLFRSPLARKLARENDIELRSLDGSGPGGRIVRADVEKALEAGAGADVGDDRARGGASSPAPAAVPEPATAGEADDEVRINANQRITAERLSQMAGVPTFHLSTTIDADALLAFRREVNDRLEEVGTRISVTDLLVRAAAVALRSHPEVNSAWGGDKIIRRGRVHIGLAVALEAGLIVPVVRDADRKSVGQIAAESGDLATRAREGKLEPHEYQGSTFSISNLGMFSIGEFDAIINPPEAAILAVGAAGEEPVLRDGELHSRTVMTLTLTVDHRVLNGAVAAAFLQELQAVLEEPLRIVV; this is encoded by the coding sequence ATGACCGACATCACCATGCCCCGCCTCTCGGACACCATGGAGGAGGGAGTCATCAGCCACTGGCACAAGCAGGTGGGCGATGAGGTCCACAAGGGCGACACGCTGGCCGACATCGAGACCGACAAGACCACCATGGAGCTGGAGGCCTACGACGCCGGGATCCTGGAGCGCCTGCTGGTGAGCGAGGGGGACACCATGTCCGTCGGAGAGCCCATCGCCGTGGTGGGTGACGGCTCCGGCGTCGACGACGGGTCCGAGGACCAGGACGACGAGGGAGCAGGCGATGAGGACGAGCGGACGGCGGACACGCCCGACGATGAGCCGGCGGACGGAGATGAGGACGAGCGGACGGCGGACACGCCGGACGAGGAGCCGGTGCCGGACGGAGACGAGGAGGAGCGGACGGCGGACGCCGAGAGCGAGGAACCGGCACGGACCTCCGATGAGACCCGGCCGGACGTCGACGAGGCCCGGTCGGACTCCGACGAGGTGGAGAGCGACGAAGAGACCGCGGGGCCCGCGTCGGACGATGCGGAGCCGACGGGGACCGAAGATGCGTCGTCGCCGCCCGACGACGGCGGCCAACCGCTGTTCCGCTCTCCGCTCGCCCGCAAGCTGGCCCGTGAGAACGACATCGAGCTGAGATCGCTCGATGGGTCGGGCCCCGGCGGCCGCATCGTCCGGGCCGATGTGGAGAAGGCGCTCGAGGCCGGCGCCGGCGCGGACGTCGGGGACGACAGAGCCCGGGGCGGCGCTTCGAGCCCGGCTCCCGCCGCCGTACCGGAGCCCGCCACGGCGGGCGAGGCCGACGATGAGGTCCGGATCAACGCCAACCAGCGGATCACCGCCGAGCGCCTCAGCCAGATGGCCGGCGTGCCGACCTTCCACCTGAGCACGACGATCGATGCCGACGCCCTGCTGGCATTCCGCCGCGAGGTCAACGACCGCCTCGAGGAGGTCGGGACGCGCATCAGCGTCACCGACCTGCTGGTCCGCGCCGCTGCCGTCGCCCTGCGGTCCCACCCCGAGGTGAACTCCGCCTGGGGCGGAGACAAGATCATCCGGCGCGGCCGGGTGCACATCGGCCTGGCCGTGGCCCTCGAGGCCGGTCTGATCGTGCCGGTCGTCCGCGACGCCGACCGGAAGAGCGTCGGGCAGATCGCTGCCGAGTCCGGCGACCTCGCGACCCGCGCCCGCGAGGGGAAACTGGAGCCCCACGAGTACCAGGGCAGCACGTTCAGCATCAGCAACCTGGGCATGTTCAGCATCGGTGAGTTCGACGCCATCATCAATCCGCCCGAGGCGGCGATCCTGGCTGTCGGCGCCGCCGGGGAGGAGCCCGTGCTCCGGGACGGTGAGCTGCACAGCCGCACGGTCATGACTCTCACGCTGACCGTCGACCATCGCGTCCTCAACGGTGCCGTCGCCGCGGCCTTCCTCCAGGAACTGCAGGCTGTCCTGGAGGAACCCCTGCGCATCGTGGTGTGA
- a CDS encoding gas vesicle protein K, with protein sequence MGLQIDENNLKHGVLTLVVTLVEIIQEALETQALRRLEGGDLTDEEQERLGDALLELDEAMREIKAQNGITGSVSDLHRGLDDVVDDVVDKLINPQRWAEESEDRDR encoded by the coding sequence ATGGGCCTGCAGATCGATGAGAACAACCTCAAGCACGGCGTGCTCACGCTCGTGGTGACGCTGGTCGAGATCATCCAGGAGGCCCTCGAGACCCAGGCGCTGCGCCGGCTGGAGGGAGGGGACCTGACGGACGAGGAACAAGAGAGACTGGGCGACGCGCTGCTCGAGCTCGATGAGGCGATGCGCGAGATCAAGGCGCAGAACGGCATCACCGGGTCCGTCTCCGATCTGCACCGAGGTCTCGACGACGTGGTCGATGATGTGGTCGACAAGCTGATCAATCCCCAGCGCTGGGCGGAGGAGAGCGAGGACCGTGATCGATGA